A stretch of Aerococcus urinaehominis DNA encodes these proteins:
- a CDS encoding nucleotide pyrophosphohydrolase translates to MNAINKFRDDRDWRQFHNEKDLALSISLEANELLEIYQWKSAEEGNQDREHLAEELADVLIYSLMLADNLGFDVDEIIQAKLVKNAQKYPVEKAKASRRKYNQL, encoded by the coding sequence ATGAATGCCATCAACAAATTCCGTGACGACCGTGATTGGCGCCAGTTTCATAATGAAAAGGACTTGGCCTTGTCCATTTCACTTGAAGCAAATGAACTTTTAGAAATCTACCAATGGAAGTCAGCTGAGGAGGGCAACCAAGACCGCGAACACCTGGCTGAAGAACTAGCTGATGTCCTAATCTACAGTCTGATGCTGGCTGACAATTTAGGCTTTGATGTTGATGAAATTATCCAGGCTAAATTAGTTAAGAATGCACAAAAATATCCGGTTGAAAAGGCGAAAGCTAGCCGTCGTAAGTATAACCAACTCTAA
- a CDS encoding M13 family metallopeptidase, whose translation MKLKKAIILGLSLSLLSQVTLPALVQAKPDKPTSQSQSKQNNKQNPVKTSLYDAVNQDYLKGKTIADDNFMAGVSTDVDQQNKKILHEDLVKLAKGTIKTSTPEEETMVKYYQQARDFDRRNQDGSQPAKPYLEKINQLKSFDDFKKDLPQWIDSGIDLPFAITSGASLQDPTTNQLRLIAPQTILPDTGLYQDQAKDSQGQQILKTYQDQAQKILIKMGYTKKEAKKLVNQALAYDQKIASHLTPSDQRRSLKDQLKEADPKALAKTTSTLDLIKTAEGMLDTKVDAANVTDSQYFADFNQLVNPDNFQEMKAWMLVTFAVKAAPYLDDDLRTMAQEISNAKTGQVDIPDQNEAAYQLIDQHFYEVLGVYFGKNYFGDQAKADVEAMTKEMIQIYKQRLEKIDWLTPETRQAAIDKLDHIKLLIGYPETYQDRTKKLKVDPNKSLLENTLTMAQDEAAHDLRQYGKAAESGYWSMPAYETNAYYSPSENLICMPAGILQAPYYSQDQSDSQNMGAIGATIAHEISHAFDTTGADFDSQGALRQWWQEADYQKFKERTKKIQAQFDKLQTEHGQVDSKLTLDENIADNAGLSVALEALKQKEDYDLKAFFTAYAKSWATIYRPEMASMMLTSDPHAPEKYRTDIPASNLDEFYQTFDIKPEDPIFRKPNDRFVFWQ comes from the coding sequence ATGAAATTAAAGAAAGCAATCATATTAGGACTATCTCTTAGTCTATTAAGTCAAGTTACCCTACCCGCCCTGGTCCAAGCCAAACCAGATAAACCAACCAGTCAGAGTCAATCTAAGCAAAATAACAAGCAAAACCCGGTCAAAACTAGCTTATATGATGCGGTTAACCAGGATTATTTAAAAGGGAAGACCATTGCTGATGATAATTTTATGGCGGGTGTGAGTACGGATGTAGACCAACAAAATAAAAAAATCCTTCATGAAGACTTGGTCAAATTAGCCAAAGGAACGATTAAGACCAGTACACCTGAAGAGGAAACCATGGTTAAATACTACCAGCAAGCGAGAGATTTTGACCGCCGTAATCAAGATGGCAGCCAACCAGCTAAGCCCTACCTGGAAAAAATCAACCAGCTAAAATCCTTTGATGATTTCAAAAAAGACTTGCCCCAGTGGATTGATTCAGGTATCGACCTCCCCTTTGCCATCACGTCCGGAGCCAGCTTGCAAGACCCAACTACCAACCAGCTGCGTTTAATCGCTCCGCAAACGATTCTACCTGACACAGGCCTTTACCAAGACCAAGCTAAAGATTCCCAGGGCCAGCAAATCCTTAAAACTTACCAGGACCAGGCCCAAAAAATCCTCATTAAGATGGGTTACACTAAAAAAGAGGCCAAAAAACTAGTCAATCAAGCCTTGGCTTATGACCAAAAAATCGCTAGCCACCTAACCCCCTCTGACCAGCGCCGCTCGCTCAAAGACCAATTAAAAGAGGCCGACCCCAAGGCATTAGCTAAGACCACCAGCACGCTTGATTTAATCAAGACCGCTGAGGGCATGCTTGATACCAAGGTTGATGCCGCTAATGTGACTGATAGTCAATATTTTGCCGATTTCAACCAGCTAGTTAACCCTGATAATTTCCAAGAAATGAAAGCCTGGATGTTGGTGACTTTTGCGGTCAAGGCAGCGCCTTACCTAGATGATGACCTGCGGACTATGGCCCAGGAAATTAGTAACGCAAAAACAGGCCAGGTCGATATCCCTGACCAAAATGAAGCAGCCTACCAATTAATTGACCAGCATTTCTATGAAGTTCTGGGCGTTTATTTTGGTAAAAACTACTTTGGTGACCAGGCAAAAGCAGATGTTGAAGCTATGACCAAGGAAATGATTCAAATTTACAAGCAACGATTGGAAAAAATTGACTGGCTAACGCCCGAAACCCGTCAGGCAGCTATTGATAAGCTAGACCATATCAAACTCTTGATTGGTTACCCCGAAACCTACCAAGACCGCACTAAAAAGCTAAAAGTAGATCCAAACAAGAGCCTTTTGGAAAACACCCTAACCATGGCCCAAGATGAGGCCGCCCATGATTTACGTCAATACGGTAAAGCTGCTGAATCAGGTTACTGGAGTATGCCAGCCTATGAAACCAATGCCTACTACTCTCCTAGTGAAAACCTCATTTGTATGCCTGCTGGTATCCTACAAGCCCCTTATTACAGTCAGGACCAAAGTGACAGCCAGAATATGGGTGCGATTGGCGCTACGATTGCTCATGAAATTTCTCATGCTTTTGATACAACTGGGGCCGACTTTGATAGTCAAGGTGCTTTGCGCCAATGGTGGCAAGAGGCAGACTATCAAAAATTTAAGGAGCGAACTAAAAAAATTCAAGCCCAGTTCGATAAGCTACAAACCGAACATGGCCAAGTGGATAGCAAACTAACCCTAGATGAAAATATTGCTGATAATGCCGGCCTATCGGTAGCCTTAGAAGCACTGAAGCAAAAGGAAGATTATGATCTTAAAGCATTCTTCACCGCCTATGCCAAATCCTGGGCCACCATTTACCGACCAGAAATGGCCAGTATGATGCTAACCAGTGACCCGCATGCACCAGAAAAATACCGGACCGATATCCCCGCCTCTAATTTAGATGAATTTTATCAGACTTTTGATATCAAACCTGAAGACCCTATCTTCCGTAAACCAAATGATCGCTTTGTATTTTGGCAATAA
- a CDS encoding CapA family protein: MKKFLQGLAGIGLAMLVVSLLVVGLGWSLNLRPDPTDLSNNSRETRSVSSTNEEGQAKTSQAAPADERRLSFYGVGDNLIHQEIFTEAQQADGSYDFDYLYTEVKDQIQAADIAYINQETIIGGDELGISGYPDFNTPEDMRQSVVKAGFDLVNGANNHTMDRGGTGAENTLDLWDEYADQVIYLGIYRSQDDRDRIRVIDKNGIKLAVMTYTYGTNGIPLDMPWRTNLIDEDPMRHDVAQAKQEADAVMVLMHWGDEYAMTLNQDQVYYSQLLADLGVDVVVGTHTHNLQGVDWLDRPDGKQMLVTYSLGNFVCAPYYPINGLGGAIKFDIVKTDGQVHLEKVELQPVVTHFDRTKGQHGNFKIYNLQDYPADKIALNGHQLDYAFYYDYVRQMVKPEFLNEEVLAGMKAYLDE, from the coding sequence ATGAAGAAATTTTTGCAAGGTTTAGCCGGTATCGGCCTGGCTATGTTGGTTGTGAGTTTGTTGGTGGTTGGCCTAGGCTGGTCACTAAATCTAAGGCCAGATCCGACCGACCTGTCTAATAATAGCCGGGAAACCAGGTCAGTTAGTTCAACAAATGAAGAGGGCCAGGCCAAAACGAGCCAAGCAGCGCCAGCTGACGAGCGGCGCTTGTCTTTCTATGGGGTAGGGGACAACTTGATCCACCAGGAAATCTTTACCGAGGCCCAGCAGGCGGATGGCTCTTATGATTTCGATTATCTCTATACTGAGGTCAAGGACCAAATCCAAGCGGCGGATATCGCCTATATCAACCAGGAGACTATTATCGGTGGAGATGAATTAGGAATTTCCGGCTATCCCGACTTTAATACTCCTGAAGACATGCGTCAGAGCGTTGTTAAGGCTGGTTTTGACCTGGTTAACGGGGCCAACAACCACACCATGGACCGAGGTGGGACTGGGGCCGAAAATACTCTGGACCTCTGGGACGAGTATGCTGACCAGGTCATTTATCTGGGTATCTACCGGTCCCAGGACGACCGGGACCGCATCCGTGTGATTGATAAGAATGGCATCAAATTAGCTGTTATGACCTATACCTATGGGACTAACGGCATTCCCCTGGACATGCCCTGGCGGACCAACCTGATTGATGAGGACCCGATGCGCCACGATGTGGCCCAGGCAAAGCAAGAGGCAGATGCGGTTATGGTGCTCATGCATTGGGGTGACGAGTATGCCATGACTTTGAACCAGGACCAAGTCTACTACAGCCAGCTTTTAGCTGATTTAGGAGTAGATGTGGTAGTTGGCACCCATACCCATAATCTGCAAGGCGTTGACTGGTTGGACCGGCCGGATGGCAAGCAAATGCTGGTGACCTATTCCTTGGGTAATTTTGTTTGTGCCCCATATTATCCCATTAACGGTTTAGGCGGCGCCATTAAATTTGATATTGTCAAAACTGACGGCCAAGTCCACCTGGAAAAAGTCGAGCTACAACCGGTAGTCACTCACTTTGACCGAACTAAAGGCCAGCACGGCAACTTTAAAATCTATAATTTACAAGACTATCCTGCTGATAAAATTGCCCTTAATGGCCACCAGCTAGACTACGCCTTTTACTATGACTATGTCAGACAAATGGTGAAGCCAGAATTCTTGAACGAGGAGGTATTGGCAGGCATGAAAGCGTATTTAGATGAATAA
- a CDS encoding CAP domain-containing protein — MFQPHKEVKTRKLLKKVKGTWVAVLLVTSLAAVGSVSRVAANNDDQVVIVKADKDEKLANFDKKADLVKDDQVQAEIKRALNLDDQEAKDRTVDDVKKDIKRQKDADLDVYVVQPGDTLALLAKATDQEVADLAEKNQLKKDDKLVTGDILAGVVDAEQGISGLVSSINNMLDQLAAGAVVGPAAGLAPLLNAQSPLWDAFGPIAGSPVPGTPFDPSPVLDKDLALNPLVPVVPNPATGEANKKTEENQAGKQIASNDTHSNDDAHQSGQDDKNTSPAGTENQDVAKNDQAGNSAKDQSGDQGQKGPNQTDTNTGTQPQSQADTGSSAPVTTTTKPAPNPGITTPTPTPTSQPSPEPAPTPNPGATTPDTGTTTPTVKPTPDQRTTAPDSEPMPTPGTSTPNPEPTPNPVPTPEPEPTPNPVPTPEPETTPEPVPTPNPEPTPEPVPTPHPVPTPDPDPTPDPVPTPEPVPTPNPVPTPEPVPTPNPVPTPEPEPTPNPVPTPEPAPTKHGVYDLAAYKAFNERVAARVNNLVANLRRANNLPATASNNLLNQAGAANAQFLGENNRGLTHAYDGQHLLDAGYITQIAPKQNNAVLVPQGQPYALANLASFAQTLPINLDAANADKVAENVVNGWFSDVNTPNRGHRRQMLDSRWDQVGTGVYLAPEADANGFYGATVVQYYGTQNYNYQGSNAADTPPVHALASYDERLTEQKDMYTSINHGPALADIQTLEGELATGEVIADVATTTPEPASPTNSQPAATNETAAATLNNVQ; from the coding sequence ATGTTCCAGCCACACAAAGAAGTGAAAACCCGTAAGCTCTTAAAGAAGGTCAAGGGCACATGGGTAGCCGTTTTATTAGTGACTAGCCTAGCAGCAGTCGGCAGTGTTAGCCGAGTTGCGGCCAATAATGATGACCAGGTTGTTATCGTTAAAGCCGACAAGGATGAAAAGCTTGCTAACTTTGATAAAAAAGCAGACTTGGTTAAAGATGACCAGGTCCAAGCTGAAATCAAGCGGGCCCTAAATCTTGACGACCAGGAAGCCAAGGACCGGACAGTAGATGATGTCAAAAAAGATATTAAACGGCAAAAAGATGCTGATTTAGATGTGTATGTCGTCCAACCTGGCGATACCCTCGCCCTGTTAGCCAAGGCAACTGACCAAGAAGTTGCTGATTTAGCTGAGAAAAACCAACTGAAAAAAGATGACAAATTAGTAACTGGCGATATTTTAGCTGGTGTGGTGGATGCTGAACAGGGCATTTCAGGCTTAGTTTCCAGCATCAACAATATGCTAGACCAGCTGGCAGCCGGTGCTGTGGTCGGTCCAGCTGCTGGCTTGGCCCCACTGCTGAATGCCCAGTCACCCCTATGGGATGCCTTTGGACCGATTGCTGGCAGCCCAGTACCAGGCACACCATTTGATCCTAGTCCAGTCCTTGACAAAGACTTGGCCTTAAATCCGCTTGTGCCAGTTGTTCCTAATCCAGCTACTGGTGAAGCCAATAAAAAGACTGAAGAAAACCAAGCTGGTAAGCAAATTGCCAGCAATGATACCCACTCAAATGATGATGCGCATCAGTCAGGCCAAGACGACAAAAATACTAGTCCTGCTGGCACTGAAAATCAAGATGTAGCTAAGAATGACCAAGCTGGTAACTCAGCTAAAGACCAGTCAGGTGACCAAGGTCAAAAAGGACCTAACCAAACAGACACCAACACTGGCACTCAACCGCAATCACAAGCAGATACCGGTAGTTCGGCACCGGTTACCACTACCACTAAACCAGCACCAAATCCTGGTATAACTACACCGACTCCTACGCCGACATCGCAACCATCGCCAGAGCCTGCTCCAACCCCTAATCCGGGTGCGACAACTCCTGATACGGGGACAACAACACCAACTGTTAAGCCGACTCCTGACCAGAGGACAACGGCTCCAGACTCTGAACCGATGCCAACACCGGGTACAAGTACACCAAATCCGGAACCAACACCTAATCCAGTACCTACTCCAGAGCCAGAACCAACTCCGAATCCAGTGCCTACGCCTGAACCAGAAACAACGCCGGAGCCAGTCCCTACTCCGAATCCAGAGCCGACTCCTGAACCAGTACCAACACCGCATCCAGTGCCTACCCCAGATCCAGACCCAACGCCAGATCCGGTACCTACTCCGGAACCAGTACCAACACCTAATCCAGTACCTACTCCGGAACCAGTACCAACACCTAATCCAGTACCTACTCCGGAGCCAGAGCCAACACCAAATCCGGTACCTACTCCGGAGCCGGCACCAACCAAACATGGTGTCTATGACCTAGCTGCCTATAAGGCCTTTAATGAGCGTGTAGCTGCCCGTGTCAACAACTTAGTTGCTAATTTACGTCGTGCTAATAATTTACCGGCGACAGCAAGTAACAACTTGCTTAACCAAGCTGGGGCCGCCAATGCGCAATTCTTAGGAGAAAATAACCGAGGCCTGACTCATGCATATGATGGCCAACACCTATTAGACGCTGGCTATATTACCCAGATAGCTCCTAAACAGAATAATGCTGTCTTAGTGCCACAGGGTCAACCTTATGCTTTAGCCAACTTAGCTAGCTTTGCGCAAACTCTCCCAATTAATTTGGATGCAGCTAATGCTGATAAAGTCGCTGAGAATGTGGTAAATGGTTGGTTTAGTGATGTCAATACCCCTAACCGTGGTCACCGTCGCCAAATGCTAGATAGCAGATGGGATCAAGTGGGAACTGGCGTCTACTTAGCGCCTGAAGCTGATGCTAATGGCTTCTACGGGGCAACTGTTGTGCAATACTACGGGACACAAAATTACAATTACCAAGGATCTAATGCTGCTGATACACCACCAGTTCATGCGCTTGCAAGCTATGATGAACGCTTAACAGAACAAAAAGACATGTATACAAGCATTAATCATGGTCCAGCCCTAGCAGATATTCAAACACTTGAAGGTGAATTAGCTACTGGTGAGGTCATTGCCGACGTTGCAACAACCACACCTGAACCAGCTAGTCCAACAAATAGCCAGCCTGCGGCAACTAATGAAACTGCAGCGGCTACGCTCAACAATGTCCAATAA